A region of [Bacteroides] pectinophilus DNA encodes the following proteins:
- a CDS encoding glycosyltransferase: MGNKVLSVVIPAYNMEKYIKQTLDSLICDGYMDKLEVLVIDDGSKDDTAAIAKTYEDRYPGTFRVISKENGGHGSALNKGIELATGKYYRPLDADDWVDTSALKAVIAEMEAHDADMVLTNFRKVYEKTQKTENVRISNVWNRKQIDEGKAVPKPGRKVLIYGQVYDFDKELFDYSKQYLFHFVSYRTQILKDNNIRFDEHVFYDDMEYDIFPLPYVKTVLPIDRYLYQYRLEREGQSVDQSSFARNNKHRRKIVEHITEYYVKNKALFSPNVYSYLREDILWKITRQYDIYLTLMKNNSETCNELMGFARTIQRIDGNIYNETCSRRIRLIMNSNGILFPLIASRSIQQLNWKYKLWKNPNPAAKAWTMESDKPMHRMITRRRILKALHLTWLNKDMRNISRFKNIHKGERCFITCPGPSMTIKDLELLKDEYTIGVNSITKAYAFTDWRPTYYALVDSYAFGKTLSEKEVPGNTFCQREAFFHYRVNPKTRNGRETHLLIDYSNHRPDWMAKHRIKYSDDMSVCAYDGFTVTNMAIQLAIYMGFSKIYIIGADCDYSQPKIHFIEVEDDKDKISGGWLPAANDLGIEGYKAMKKFAYKHSCEIYNVTRGGKLEVFYRDNLERVLRNK; this comes from the coding sequence ATGGGCAATAAAGTTTTGTCGGTTGTCATACCGGCATATAACATGGAAAAGTACATTAAACAGACGCTGGATTCACTCATATGCGATGGGTATATGGATAAGCTTGAGGTACTCGTCATTGATGACGGTTCTAAGGACGATACGGCAGCTATTGCCAAAACATACGAAGACAGATATCCCGGGACATTCAGAGTTATCTCAAAAGAGAACGGAGGTCATGGTTCTGCTCTTAATAAGGGAATAGAGCTTGCCACAGGCAAATATTACCGCCCGCTTGATGCTGATGACTGGGTTGATACTTCTGCATTAAAGGCTGTTATAGCTGAGATGGAAGCTCATGATGCGGATATGGTTCTGACTAACTTCAGGAAGGTCTATGAGAAGACGCAGAAGACAGAGAATGTCAGGATATCTAATGTGTGGAACCGCAAACAGATTGACGAAGGCAAAGCCGTGCCAAAGCCTGGTCGAAAAGTTCTTATATACGGACAGGTTTATGATTTTGATAAGGAATTATTTGATTATTCAAAGCAGTACCTTTTCCACTTTGTATCATACAGAACACAGATTCTCAAAGATAATAATATACGTTTTGACGAGCATGTATTCTATGATGATATGGAATATGACATATTCCCGCTTCCATATGTTAAGACAGTTCTTCCGATTGACAGGTATCTTTACCAGTACCGCCTTGAAAGAGAAGGTCAGAGTGTTGACCAGTCATCATTTGCCCGTAACAATAAGCACAGGCGTAAGATTGTGGAGCATATTACGGAATACTACGTTAAGAACAAAGCTTTGTTCAGTCCTAATGTATACAGCTATCTGAGAGAAGATATCCTCTGGAAGATAACAAGACAGTATGATATATATCTTACCCTCATGAAGAATAACTCGGAGACATGCAATGAGCTTATGGGCTTTGCAAGAACAATACAACGGATTGACGGGAATATATATAATGAGACATGCAGCCGTCGTATCAGGCTTATAATGAACAGTAACGGCATCCTCTTCCCGCTTATTGCAAGCCGCAGCATACAGCAGCTTAACTGGAAGTATAAGCTCTGGAAGAACCCTAATCCGGCTGCTAAGGCATGGACAATGGAATCAGATAAGCCTATGCACAGAATGATAACTCGCAGAAGAATATTAAAAGCGCTTCATCTGACATGGCTTAATAAGGATATGCGTAATATCAGCCGTTTCAAAAATATCCACAAGGGAGAACGCTGTTTTATTACATGTCCCGGTCCGTCTATGACAATAAAAGATCTCGAGCTTCTTAAAGATGAATATACAATAGGTGTTAATTCCATAACAAAAGCATATGCCTTTACTGACTGGAGGCCTACATATTATGCTCTCGTTGACAGCTATGCTTTTGGCAAGACTCTCAGTGAGAAAGAAGTACCCGGCAACACTTTCTGCCAGCGTGAAGCATTTTTCCACTACAGAGTTAATCCAAAGACCCGCAATGGCAGAGAAACTCACCTCTTAATTGATTATTCCAATCATCGTCCTGACTGGATGGCGAAGCACAGGATTAAATACAGTGATGATATGAGTGTATGCGCATATGACGGATTTACAGTTACCAACATGGCTATACAGCTTGCTATATATATGGGCTTCAGTAAAATCTATATAATCGGTGCTGACTGTGATTATTCACAGCCAAAGATACATTTTATTGAGGTTGAGGATGATAAAGACAAGATATCAGGCGGATGGCTCCCTGCTGCCAATGACCTTGGAATTGAAGGCTATAAGGCTATGAAAAAGTTTGCTTACAAGCACAGCTGTGAGATATATAATGTTACACGCGGCGGCAAGCTTGAAGTATTCTATAGAGACAATCTTGAAAGAGTGTTACGCAACAAATAA
- a CDS encoding acylneuraminate cytidylyltransferase family protein, translating to MKVVSFIPIKLNNQRLPGKNLLDLAGRPVCDYLFNTVAGIDEIDEKYVYCSDEKICPYIPDKLTFKKRDARLDGYLVKGLEIIEAFVNDVDADIYVLTHVTQPFTKADSIRNALARVVSGEYDSAFSAVALQDYMWYKGKPFNYDLTDIVRTQELEPVYMETGAFFIFRKEVFTKLHRRIGEHPYIYEIDQFEAVDIDTQEDFDFAKVVAEYLKRNN from the coding sequence ATGAAGGTAGTATCATTTATTCCAATTAAACTTAACAACCAGCGTCTTCCGGGCAAGAATCTTCTTGACCTCGCCGGAAGACCGGTCTGCGATTATCTTTTTAATACAGTTGCAGGTATTGATGAAATCGACGAGAAATATGTATATTGCAGTGATGAAAAGATATGCCCATATATTCCTGATAAGCTTACTTTCAAGAAAAGAGATGCCCGTCTTGACGGATATCTGGTAAAAGGGCTCGAGATAATTGAAGCATTTGTAAATGATGTAGATGCAGATATATATGTTCTTACACATGTTACGCAGCCTTTCACAAAGGCAGATTCCATCCGCAATGCTCTTGCCAGGGTGGTCAGTGGTGAATATGATTCTGCATTCAGTGCTGTTGCTCTTCAGGATTATATGTGGTACAAGGGCAAGCCATTCAATTATGACCTGACTGATATAGTAAGAACTCAGGAGCTTGAGCCTGTATATATGGAGACGGGTGCATTCTTTATATTCAGGAAAGAAGTATTTACTAAGCTCCACAGAAGAATTGGCGAACATCCTTACATATATGAGATTGATCAGTTTGAAGCAGTTGATATCGACACACAGGAAGATTTCGATTTTGCAAAGGTAGTAGCTGAATATTTAAAACGCAATAACTAA
- a CDS encoding aldolase catalytic domain-containing protein, with product MKNISILDCTLRDGGRVINCEFSDDEIRDISRRLSDSNIDIVEVGFLRDSKKVHFEGNSTFFTDVNQIAPYLDKSSGNCMYVAFIDYGMFDFDTLGQCDGTSVDGIRVGFTKKDYYSSRDDIIRCLNIVKARGYKLFVQGVNSLSYSDKEMLDLVDLVNEVHPYSFGIVDTYGAMYEDDLQRIYALINNNMHKDICIDFHSHNNYQLSFSLAQSIIRLSDSVRHIIIDATLNGMGKVAGNLNTELIVDYMVRKLNCNYDFEQILDIIDDYIYPYKEKDFWGYSIPALIGGMYQSHPNNVLYLTNKFRLQTKDIKNLLSMIEPAKRTRYDYDNIERIYLEYSGNKIDDSATISKLTQELGQKEILLLVPGHSLVEYSEQINGYIAEHNPVCISVNFVSEYSNYAFWGNSKRYALRKNRRQGVTSIVTSNINSDNDTDMMVNYYSLIDRRYVNYENSTIMLLNLLKKIAPACITIAGFDGFNASRHNNYIDDSFQNDRHADDFEQLNNELRDMLSSYAGCMSDNCSVKSITPGIITDILK from the coding sequence ATGAAAAATATTAGCATATTAGACTGTACATTACGTGATGGCGGAAGAGTTATAAATTGTGAATTTTCGGACGACGAGATTCGTGATATCTCAAGAAGACTTTCCGATTCCAATATAGACATTGTCGAAGTCGGATTTTTAAGAGACAGTAAAAAAGTTCATTTTGAAGGAAACAGTACATTTTTTACAGACGTTAACCAGATTGCTCCGTATCTTGACAAGTCATCCGGCAACTGCATGTATGTAGCATTTATTGATTACGGCATGTTTGATTTTGATACTCTTGGTCAGTGTGACGGAACATCGGTTGATGGTATCCGTGTCGGTTTTACGAAGAAAGATTACTATTCTTCAAGAGATGACATTATCCGCTGCCTTAATATTGTAAAAGCCAGAGGCTATAAGCTCTTTGTCCAGGGTGTTAATTCGCTAAGTTACAGTGACAAAGAAATGCTTGATCTTGTCGACCTTGTGAATGAAGTGCATCCATACAGCTTCGGTATCGTAGATACCTATGGGGCAATGTACGAGGATGATCTCCAGCGTATATACGCACTTATTAATAATAATATGCACAAAGACATCTGCATAGATTTTCACTCACATAATAATTATCAGCTCTCATTCTCACTTGCCCAATCAATTATCAGACTGAGTGACAGTGTGCGCCATATCATCATCGATGCAACGCTTAACGGTATGGGCAAGGTAGCAGGTAACCTTAATACAGAACTTATAGTCGATTATATGGTCCGCAAGCTTAACTGCAATTATGACTTTGAGCAGATTCTTGACATAATTGATGACTACATCTACCCATATAAGGAAAAAGATTTCTGGGGATATTCTATTCCGGCACTTATCGGAGGAATGTATCAGTCCCACCCTAATAACGTGCTTTACCTTACAAACAAATTCAGGCTGCAGACCAAGGATATTAAGAATCTGCTTTCTATGATTGAACCTGCCAAGCGCACACGCTATGACTATGACAACATTGAGCGTATATATCTTGAATACAGCGGTAATAAGATAGATGATTCCGCAACTATATCAAAGCTTACACAGGAATTAGGGCAGAAAGAGATTCTGCTCCTTGTTCCGGGACACTCACTTGTTGAATATTCTGAACAGATAAATGGATATATAGCTGAACATAATCCTGTATGCATATCGGTAAACTTTGTCTCAGAATACAGTAATTATGCATTCTGGGGTAACTCAAAAAGATATGCTCTGCGTAAAAACAGGCGTCAGGGCGTTACGTCCATAGTAACATCTAACATTAATTCAGATAACGATACAGATATGATGGTTAACTACTACAGCCTGATTGACCGCAGATACGTTAATTATGAGAATTCAACCATAATGCTTCTTAACCTTCTTAAGAAGATTGCACCTGCCTGTATTACAATAGCAGGCTTTGATGGATTTAATGCCAGTCGTCATAATAATTACATTGATGACAGTTTTCAGAATGATCGTCATGCTGATGACTTTGAACAGCTTAATAATGAGCTTCGTGACATGTTAAGCTCATATGCCGGCTGTATGAGTGATAACTGCTCTGTTAAATCTATTACTCCGGGCATTATTACAGATATATTAAAATGA
- a CDS encoding HAD-IIIA family hydrolase: MKDSNIKLLIMDVDGTLTDGKVYMSEHGELFKAFDIKDGLGIHNILPASGITPVIITGRRSNILKLRCDEIGIKYLYQGVSDKTGTLDSLLSELALDYSNCAYIGDDINDLSCMRKVALVGCPADAVRDVISISDFVSSKNGGCGAVRDFIEWLVE, translated from the coding sequence ATGAAAGATTCCAATATTAAGCTCCTGATTATGGATGTTGACGGAACACTCACTGACGGAAAAGTCTATATGTCCGAACATGGCGAACTGTTCAAGGCATTTGACATAAAGGATGGTCTTGGAATACACAATATTCTTCCGGCCAGCGGTATTACACCTGTTATAATAACAGGACGCCGCAGCAACATTCTTAAGCTCAGATGTGATGAAATCGGAATAAAGTATCTGTATCAGGGTGTATCCGACAAAACCGGAACTCTTGATAGTCTTTTATCAGAGCTTGCATTAGATTATTCTAATTGTGCGTACATCGGAGATGATATAAATGATCTTTCATGCATGCGCAAGGTTGCACTCGTTGGCTGCCCTGCTGATGCAGTACGTGATGTTATCAGTATATCCGATTTTGTTTCTTCAAAGAATGGCGGCTGTGGTGCCGTCAGGGATTTTATAGAATGGTTAGTTGAATAG
- a CDS encoding glycosyltransferase: MTIQELAIPHADICDELKLYFNGGNFSITDNTIVIDANGNVDTDTYFNSFSIRKWMKYTELKNLTLTIDVEGECSIYLCYAWIDKTNIIRRAGDNKPAFIKESSARESLTLTYPDNSEGTIAYYRIASENGPVRIYAAGYSSDLSITNDVKVALGICTYKREDFVYKNIASLKSSILDNASSTLCGKVKVIISDNGCSLDKAQISDKDITCVDNLNLGGSGGFTRCMIEAKKLMVSDNITHIILMDDDIVFDPQTIERTYTLLSLLKPQYYSNAMIGGAMLILNDMPKQFENAALYHGGMLKFENKNIDLRTIRNVLTNERPKDVNYNAWCYCCMPLSVITDDNLPMPFFIHMDDVEYGVRNKFEVITMNGINVWHPFFQNQRPASIVYYDVRNKLITMAELGGMHIERYASFYLEMFHNYIFNYDYNRTILACQAILDFCEGIDAFKAADALELQSRLSGYNQPWLDDDDGSVLAGIDNSESVNYVSKKGLLINYLLPAKKESITVDCSINNAYPYRAKQLIVCNRRQNKYCVYKKSLLKLIHAKHMCNKAKKAIRTTILDSSWEWHDRIGEITNIDYWKNYLKIN, from the coding sequence ATGACGATACAGGAGCTGGCAATTCCACATGCTGATATATGTGACGAATTGAAACTCTATTTTAATGGAGGCAACTTCAGTATTACAGATAATACCATTGTAATAGATGCTAATGGTAATGTTGATACTGATACATACTTTAATTCATTTTCAATCAGAAAGTGGATGAAATATACCGAACTTAAGAACTTAACCTTGACTATTGACGTAGAAGGTGAATGTTCAATATATCTTTGTTATGCATGGATTGACAAAACTAACATAATCCGCAGGGCAGGAGATAATAAACCCGCATTTATCAAAGAATCATCCGCGCGCGAAAGCTTAACTCTTACATATCCTGATAATTCAGAGGGGACTATCGCTTATTACAGAATTGCATCTGAAAATGGTCCGGTAAGAATATATGCTGCCGGTTACAGTTCAGATTTGTCAATTACAAACGATGTCAAAGTTGCACTCGGAATATGTACATATAAACGTGAAGATTTTGTATATAAGAATATAGCAAGTCTGAAGTCTTCAATACTTGATAATGCATCTTCAACACTTTGCGGCAAGGTAAAGGTTATCATATCTGATAATGGCTGCTCTCTTGATAAGGCACAGATTTCAGATAAAGACATAACATGTGTGGATAATCTGAATCTTGGAGGAAGCGGCGGCTTTACACGCTGTATGATTGAAGCCAAGAAGCTCATGGTATCAGATAATATCACACATATCATTCTTATGGATGACGATATTGTATTTGACCCTCAGACGATTGAACGTACATATACATTGCTTTCACTTCTCAAGCCTCAATATTACAGCAACGCAATGATAGGCGGCGCCATGCTTATTCTTAACGACATGCCTAAACAGTTTGAGAATGCAGCCTTATATCATGGCGGAATGCTGAAGTTTGAGAATAAGAATATTGATCTGAGAACTATCCGTAATGTTCTTACCAACGAACGCCCGAAGGATGTTAATTATAATGCATGGTGCTATTGCTGCATGCCTCTGTCTGTAATAACCGATGACAATCTTCCGATGCCGTTTTTTATACATATGGATGATGTTGAATACGGTGTGCGTAATAAGTTTGAAGTCATTACAATGAATGGAATTAATGTATGGCATCCGTTTTTCCAGAATCAGCGTCCCGCATCAATAGTATACTATGATGTGCGCAACAAACTTATAACAATGGCAGAGCTGGGCGGCATGCATATAGAACGGTATGCATCATTCTACCTTGAGATGTTTCATAATTATATATTCAATTATGACTACAACAGGACAATTCTTGCCTGTCAGGCAATTCTTGATTTTTGTGAAGGGATTGATGCATTCAAGGCAGCAGATGCCCTTGAACTTCAGAGCCGGCTGTCCGGATATAACCAGCCGTGGCTTGATGATGACGATGGCAGTGTACTTGCAGGAATAGATAATTCTGAATCAGTCAATTACGTTTCTAAAAAAGGCCTTCTGATTAATTATCTGCTGCCTGCCAAAAAAGAGTCAATTACTGTCGATTGCAGTATTAATAATGCTTACCCATACAGAGCCAAGCAGCTTATTGTATGCAACCGCCGGCAGAATAAGTATTGCGTATACAAAAAGAGCCTGTTAAAGCTTATTCATGCAAAACATATGTGTAATAAAGCCAAGAAAGCCATTCGTACAACTATCCTTGACTCAAGCTGGGAATGGCATGACCGTATTGGTGAGATTACTAATATTGATTACTGGAAAAATTATTTAAAAATTAACTAA